From Streptomyces durmitorensis, a single genomic window includes:
- a CDS encoding MFS transporter, which produces MPSDVLNPSAPPARSGQVDEPRGRRANPWLTLLAVAFGLFMVGLDGSVVAIANPEIGRDLNASTADLQWVTNSYLLALAAALILGGKLGDRFGRRTFYLVGVAGFTVASVAIGLAGSIEGVIAFRALQGFFGALLMPNTLGLLRAVFPPKKFGMAVGVWAMVSSVSTALGPIVGGLLIEHVNWESVFYINAPIGVIALVFSIAVLPQSKNTAAAQEKFDVPGVVLLALGLLAVVFGVVKGETWGWTSGGTLGAIVGGVVILLLFGWYETRVAHPLLPMRLFRNPALTIGTVITALNFFVLLGTIFFVMLYLQSVHGFSPVEAGVRTLPLSLASVVASPLGAALTDRFGPRLTMPLGMVLQAGACFAMLGWGADSSYAAMWPPFIALGLGVGMVMASSSDAIVGNAPVKDGGVAGGLQATALQVGGALGTSVLVSLISSRVGSTLTGELTSSGVPADAAHGLSEAKDAVAMGVAPVTGEMPAQLKSAVVEGSHQAFMNGVHTAVLVSGVLCVLGALLAVVGVRRNPEAARH; this is translated from the coding sequence ATGCCCTCCGACGTCCTGAATCCCTCGGCTCCACCTGCCCGTTCGGGCCAGGTGGACGAGCCGCGCGGCCGACGCGCCAACCCCTGGCTGACTCTGCTCGCCGTCGCCTTCGGCCTCTTCATGGTCGGCCTCGACGGCTCGGTCGTCGCGATCGCCAACCCGGAGATCGGCCGAGACCTGAATGCCTCCACAGCCGACCTCCAGTGGGTCACCAACTCCTACTTGCTCGCCCTCGCCGCGGCTCTGATCCTCGGCGGCAAGCTCGGCGACCGTTTCGGCCGCCGCACCTTCTACCTGGTCGGAGTCGCGGGCTTCACCGTTGCCTCCGTGGCCATCGGCCTGGCCGGATCCATCGAAGGGGTCATTGCCTTCCGCGCGCTCCAGGGCTTCTTCGGCGCGCTGCTGATGCCCAACACCCTGGGCCTGCTCCGTGCCGTGTTCCCGCCCAAGAAGTTCGGCATGGCGGTTGGCGTCTGGGCCATGGTGTCCTCCGTCTCCACCGCGCTCGGCCCCATCGTGGGCGGCCTGCTCATCGAGCACGTCAACTGGGAGTCGGTCTTCTACATCAACGCACCCATCGGCGTCATCGCGCTCGTCTTCAGCATCGCCGTGCTGCCGCAGAGCAAGAACACCGCTGCCGCCCAGGAGAAGTTCGACGTCCCCGGCGTCGTACTGCTCGCACTCGGCCTCCTCGCCGTCGTCTTCGGCGTCGTCAAGGGCGAGACGTGGGGCTGGACTTCGGGCGGCACCCTGGGTGCCATCGTCGGAGGCGTGGTGATCCTGCTGCTGTTCGGCTGGTACGAGACCCGGGTGGCGCACCCGCTGCTGCCGATGCGCCTCTTCCGCAATCCGGCGCTGACCATCGGCACCGTCATCACAGCGCTGAACTTCTTCGTCCTGCTCGGAACGATCTTCTTCGTGATGCTGTACTTGCAGAGCGTGCACGGCTTCTCCCCGGTCGAGGCCGGCGTGCGCACCCTGCCGTTGAGCCTCGCGTCGGTCGTGGCCTCACCGCTGGGCGCCGCGCTCACCGACAGGTTCGGCCCCCGGCTGACGATGCCGCTGGGCATGGTGCTCCAGGCGGGCGCCTGCTTCGCGATGCTCGGGTGGGGTGCGGACTCTTCGTACGCCGCGATGTGGCCCCCGTTCATCGCGCTCGGGCTGGGTGTCGGCATGGTGATGGCGTCGTCCTCCGACGCGATCGTCGGTAACGCACCGGTCAAGGACGGCGGTGTCGCCGGCGGCCTTCAGGCGACCGCGTTGCAGGTCGGCGGTGCGCTGGGCACCTCCGTCCTGGTGTCTCTGATCAGCAGCCGCGTCGGCTCGACGCTGACCGGCGAGCTGACCTCGTCCGGGGTGCCGGCCGACGCGGCCCACGGACTGAGCGAGGCGAAGGACGCCGTGGCGATGGGCGTCGCACCGGTCACCGGTGAGATGCCTGCGCAGCTCAAGTCCGCCGTAGTCGAGGGAAGCCACCAGGCGTTCATGAACGGCGTACACACCGCCGTGCTCGTCTCGGGCGTGCTGTGCGTGCTGGGCGCTCTGCTCGCGGTGGTCGGCGTACGGCGCAATCCCGAGGCGGCCCGTCACTGA
- a CDS encoding MerR family transcriptional regulator, which yields MTADDTFGRLDDDDYPAYTMGRAAEILGTTQGFLRAIGEARLITPLRSAGGHRRYSRYQLRIAARARQLVDQGTPIEAACRIVILEDQLEEAQRINAEERSAGSSSPPTAA from the coding sequence ATGACAGCAGACGACACGTTCGGCCGTCTCGATGACGACGACTACCCCGCCTACACCATGGGCCGGGCCGCCGAGATACTCGGCACCACACAAGGCTTCCTGCGCGCCATCGGCGAAGCCCGCCTCATCACCCCGCTGCGCTCCGCGGGCGGACACCGCCGCTACTCCCGCTACCAACTACGCATCGCCGCCCGCGCCCGACAACTCGTCGACCAGGGCACCCCCATCGAGGCCGCCTGCCGCATCGTCATCCTCGAAGACCAACTCGAAGAAGCCCAACGCATCAACGCCGAAGAGCGCAGTGCTGGATCATCCAGTCCGCCGACCGCAGCGTGA
- a CDS encoding ATP-binding protein encodes MTGHRPGHKHRSVNVAPVPCATPVADARESARDSLGRLVPAMAAKAADTVNLAVSQLVTNALRHGDGTCTLNLTTHPDTVEMAVRDRSPHAPRPRTPDLDGDTGGFGRPTVTRRASGGKTVSARLAG; translated from the coding sequence ATAACGGGCCACAGGCCGGGGCACAAGCACCGGAGCGTCAACGTCGCACCCGTCCCCTGCGCGACACCCGTCGCCGACGCACGCGAGAGCGCCCGGGATTCCCTCGGGAGGCTCGTACCGGCAATGGCGGCCAAGGCCGCCGACACCGTGAACCTGGCCGTCTCGCAACTCGTCACCAACGCGCTGCGCCACGGCGACGGCACCTGCACCCTGAACCTGACCACACACCCGGACACCGTCGAGATGGCCGTACGTGACCGCAGCCCGCACGCACCACGCCCGCGCACCCCCGACCTGGACGGCGACACCGGAGGCTTCGGCCGGCCCACCGTCACCCGCCGAGCCTCCGGCGGCAAGACCGTGAGCGCGCGTCTCGCCGGGTAG
- a CDS encoding MarR family winged helix-turn-helix transcriptional regulator — protein MTRPSASAQDIDHVATVLVSCLPALARSMERQIGPHTQTPKPPEAQIALLRHVEANDGVTVRKAAEALLMKPNNVSALVTQLTQQGLLERRPDSADKRVAHLHLTSTSRQELAEVQDLMSGLVVRALRTMTDGELDALGSALGALEALNERLPHATH, from the coding sequence ATGACCCGGCCCAGCGCGTCCGCCCAGGACATCGACCACGTAGCCACTGTGCTCGTGTCGTGCCTGCCTGCGCTGGCCCGCTCCATGGAGCGGCAGATCGGTCCGCACACGCAGACCCCCAAGCCGCCCGAGGCGCAGATCGCACTGCTCCGTCACGTCGAGGCCAACGACGGGGTCACGGTGCGCAAGGCGGCAGAGGCCCTGCTGATGAAGCCGAACAACGTGAGCGCGCTGGTGACCCAGCTGACCCAGCAGGGTCTGCTGGAGCGTCGGCCGGACTCCGCCGACAAGCGCGTCGCGCACCTGCACCTCACCTCGACCTCGCGGCAGGAGCTCGCCGAGGTCCAGGACCTGATGAGCGGCTTGGTCGTCCGGGCGCTGCGGACCATGACCGATGGCGAACTGGATGCCCTCGGCTCGGCGCTGGGCGCGCTGGAAGCGCTGAACGAGCGCCTTCCCCACGCCACTCACTGA